In one window of Opitutus sp. GAS368 DNA:
- the argB gene encoding acetylglutamate kinase, whose product MDVSEVIAKARVLLEALPYIQDFHGSTFVVKYGGSFMDDPDSTVRKSVATDIAFLSAVGINVVVVHGGGKAISKAMDASGLKASFVNGLRITDEATIAIVKKTLDEIVNKEVCDTLAAVKAKPKGLAGDSVLVCQKLETDDDGNKVDLGFVGDVTEVKVKLIKKEIADGFMPVISPVAEGYDGKPYNVNADTVAGRVASALRARRLVYMSDVPGLLADPKNPATLISTVKVGEVEGLKKKGIIDKGMRPKVQSAVRALQEGVQRVHFVDGRMPHSLLLEIFTDKGVGTEIVHG is encoded by the coding sequence ATGGACGTTTCCGAGGTCATTGCCAAAGCGCGCGTGCTTCTTGAGGCCCTGCCTTACATCCAGGACTTCCACGGCTCCACGTTCGTCGTCAAATACGGCGGCAGCTTCATGGACGACCCCGATTCGACCGTGCGCAAGAGCGTGGCCACGGACATCGCGTTCCTCTCCGCGGTCGGCATCAACGTCGTCGTCGTGCACGGCGGTGGCAAGGCCATCTCCAAGGCGATGGACGCCTCCGGCCTGAAGGCCAGTTTCGTCAACGGCCTCCGCATCACCGACGAGGCCACCATCGCCATCGTCAAGAAGACGCTCGACGAGATCGTGAACAAGGAAGTCTGCGACACGCTCGCCGCGGTCAAGGCCAAGCCGAAGGGCCTGGCCGGCGACAGCGTGCTGGTCTGCCAGAAGCTCGAGACCGACGACGACGGCAACAAGGTCGACCTGGGCTTCGTGGGCGACGTCACCGAGGTGAAGGTGAAGCTCATCAAGAAGGAGATCGCCGATGGCTTCATGCCGGTGATCTCGCCCGTGGCCGAGGGCTATGACGGCAAGCCTTACAACGTGAACGCCGACACCGTGGCCGGCCGCGTGGCCAGCGCCCTGCGGGCCCGCCGCCTGGTCTACATGAGCGATGTGCCCGGCTTGCTGGCCGATCCCAAGAATCCCGCGACGCTCATCTCCACGGTCAAGGTCGGCGAGGTGGAGGGCCTCAAAAAGAAGGGCATCATCGACAAGGGCATGCGCCCGAAGGTGCAGAGCGCGGTGCGCGCCCTGCAGGAGGGCGTCCAGCGCGTCCACTTCGTGGACGGCCGCATGCCGCACAGCCTGCTGCTCGAGATCTTCACCGACAAGGGCGTGGGCACCGAAATCGTGCACGGCTGA
- the argJ gene encoding bifunctional glutamate N-acetyltransferase/amino-acid acetyltransferase ArgJ, which produces MTQLIVTPDSAGITEVPGFEAAGVACDIREKHDLKRLDLALLFSLRPCTAAGTFTKNAVKAAPVLLCTRHLAHGGPFHGIVANSGNANACTGPDGLADAHTTAQRIAASLNLKPTSFFVCSTGRIGQPLPMPKLLKGLERAVSEKGRTADHGHKAASAILTSDTKPKTVTVSFTYDGKKHFVAGIAKGAGMIQPNMATMLAFLATDFSVPRSFLQKTLSEAVAGTFNCITVDGDMSTNDTVLMLANGHSGVSVGDKSPRELRVLFAEAVWKACEVLADKIVSDGEKITKVIEVKITGAASAEDAEKVARAIGNSLLVKSSWYGEDPNWGRLADAAGYAGAKLVEAKLDILYNDTPAMTAGTPHADLKPKWKEIVKARRFTITLNLHLGKASFRLLATDLTEGYVHYNKSE; this is translated from the coding sequence ATGACCCAATTGATCGTCACTCCAGACAGCGCCGGCATCACGGAGGTGCCCGGCTTCGAGGCGGCCGGCGTGGCCTGTGACATTCGCGAGAAGCACGATCTCAAGCGCCTGGACCTCGCGTTGCTCTTTTCCCTGCGCCCCTGCACCGCGGCCGGCACGTTCACCAAGAACGCCGTCAAGGCCGCGCCCGTGCTGCTGTGCACGAGGCATCTCGCGCACGGCGGACCCTTCCACGGCATCGTCGCCAATTCGGGCAACGCCAACGCCTGCACGGGTCCGGACGGCCTGGCGGACGCGCATACCACGGCGCAACGCATCGCGGCCTCGCTCAACCTGAAGCCGACCTCATTCTTCGTCTGTTCGACCGGCCGCATCGGCCAGCCGCTGCCCATGCCGAAGCTGCTGAAGGGCCTCGAGCGCGCCGTCAGCGAGAAGGGCCGCACGGCCGACCACGGCCACAAGGCCGCCAGCGCCATCCTCACTTCCGACACGAAGCCCAAGACCGTCACGGTGAGCTTCACCTACGACGGCAAGAAACACTTCGTCGCCGGCATCGCCAAGGGCGCCGGCATGATCCAGCCGAACATGGCGACGATGCTCGCGTTCCTCGCGACGGATTTTTCCGTGCCGCGCAGCTTCCTCCAGAAAACCCTCTCCGAGGCCGTCGCCGGCACCTTCAACTGCATCACCGTGGACGGTGACATGAGCACCAACGACACCGTGCTGATGCTGGCCAACGGCCACTCCGGCGTCAGCGTCGGCGACAAGAGCCCGCGCGAGCTGCGGGTCCTGTTCGCCGAGGCGGTCTGGAAGGCCTGCGAGGTCCTGGCCGACAAGATCGTCTCCGACGGCGAGAAGATCACCAAGGTCATTGAAGTGAAGATCACCGGCGCCGCCTCGGCGGAGGACGCCGAGAAAGTGGCGCGGGCCATCGGCAACTCCCTCCTCGTGAAGTCCTCCTGGTATGGCGAGGACCCCAACTGGGGCCGGCTGGCCGACGCGGCCGGCTACGCGGGCGCCAAGCTCGTCGAGGCCAAGCTGGACATCCTCTACAACGACACGCCGGCCATGACCGCGGGCACGCCGCACGCCGACCTGAAGCCCAAATGGAAGGAGATCGTGAAGGCCCGCCGCTTCACCATCACGCTCAACCTGCACCTCGGGAAAGCGTCGTTCCGGCTGCTCGCGACCGACCTGACCGAGGGCTACGTGCACTACAACAAGAGCGAGTGA
- the argC gene encoding N-acetyl-gamma-glutamyl-phosphate reductase has product MNVGIVGASGYSGEVLVKFLLGHPQVKLTAVTSRQHAGKPVSAVIPALRGTAADQLKFIDSDAQALAARDDIALWFLALPHGAAADFAKALLPAGRKVVDLSADFRVADLATYEKYYGRHHAPELLPAAKFVLPELTDPKWKSELKLAAAPGCYPTSTLVPLAPLLKAGLVSREHIVVNSFSGVSGAGKKVEEQYLYVERSESAKAYGLTKHRHLAEIEEQLSAATGAKIVLQFNPHLAPMRRGIATTITVPAAKGATIEAVYAAWQTAYAGRPFVAILPAGETPDTAHTLGTNRVDISAVHDARTGNFVITSALDNLVKGASGQAVQIMNLWLGLPEAAGLA; this is encoded by the coding sequence ATGAATGTCGGCATTGTCGGCGCGTCGGGTTACTCCGGCGAAGTTCTGGTCAAATTCCTCCTCGGTCACCCGCAGGTCAAACTGACGGCGGTCACGTCGCGTCAGCACGCGGGCAAACCGGTCTCGGCCGTCATCCCGGCCCTGCGCGGCACCGCCGCCGACCAGCTCAAATTCATCGATTCCGACGCCCAGGCCCTCGCGGCGCGGGATGACATCGCCCTCTGGTTCCTGGCCCTGCCGCACGGCGCCGCGGCCGACTTCGCCAAGGCTTTGCTGCCGGCCGGCCGCAAGGTCGTCGATCTGAGCGCCGACTTCCGCGTCGCCGACCTGGCCACCTATGAGAAGTATTATGGCCGGCACCACGCCCCGGAGCTGCTGCCGGCGGCGAAGTTCGTCCTGCCCGAGCTGACCGACCCGAAGTGGAAGTCCGAGCTCAAACTGGCCGCCGCCCCGGGTTGCTACCCGACCAGCACGCTCGTGCCCCTCGCGCCGTTGCTCAAGGCCGGCCTCGTTTCGCGCGAGCACATCGTCGTCAATTCCTTCAGCGGCGTGAGCGGCGCCGGCAAGAAGGTCGAGGAACAGTATCTCTACGTCGAGCGCTCCGAGAGCGCCAAGGCCTACGGTCTGACCAAGCACCGGCACCTGGCCGAGATCGAGGAGCAGCTCTCCGCCGCGACCGGCGCGAAAATCGTGCTTCAGTTCAACCCGCACCTGGCGCCGATGCGGCGCGGCATCGCCACGACCATCACGGTCCCCGCCGCGAAGGGCGCGACGATCGAGGCGGTCTACGCCGCGTGGCAGACCGCCTATGCCGGCCGGCCCTTTGTGGCCATCCTGCCGGCGGGCGAAACCCCGGACACCGCGCATACGCTCGGCACCAATCGCGTCGACATCTCCGCCGTGCACGATGCGCGGACCGGCAACTTCGTGATCACCTCCGCCCTCGACAATCTCGTCAAGGGCGCGAGCGGCCAGGCCGTCCAGATCATGAACCTGTGGCTCGGGCTGCCCGAGGCCGCCGGGCTCGCCTGA
- the rpsI gene encoding 30S ribosomal protein S9, with protein MSAESSVYLGTGRRKSATARVRILAGTGVTSVNDRKFEVYFTHDNFVRRALAPLVTADSKDKFDVIVNVAGGGISAQSGAVAHGIARALLKFNPELRVTLKKAGHLTRDPREKERKKAGQPGARKRFQFSKR; from the coding sequence ATGAGCGCTGAATCCTCCGTTTATCTCGGCACCGGCCGTCGCAAGTCGGCCACCGCCCGCGTCCGCATCCTCGCCGGCACCGGCGTGACCTCGGTCAATGACCGCAAGTTCGAAGTCTATTTCACGCACGATAACTTCGTGCGCCGCGCCCTCGCCCCGCTCGTCACGGCGGACAGCAAGGACAAGTTCGACGTCATCGTGAACGTCGCCGGCGGCGGCATCAGCGCCCAATCCGGCGCCGTCGCCCATGGCATCGCCCGCGCCCTGTTGAAGTTCAATCCCGAGCTCCGCGTCACCCTCAAGAAGGCCGGTCACCTCACCCGTGACCCCCGCGAAAAAGAGCGCAAGAAGGCCGGCCAGCCCGGCGCCCGCAAGCGCTTCCAGTTCTCCAAGCGTTAA
- the rplM gene encoding 50S ribosomal protein L13 — protein MKTYLAKKETVQPKWYLIDAEGKVLGRLAVKAANILRGRHKPTYTPHVDTGDFVVVINANKVVLTGKKEEHTEYMSFSGYVGGEKYRKLTDVRRDKPEFIVSQAVKGMLPRNRLAAKMLTKLRVFPGATHDHAAQNPVVLK, from the coding sequence ATGAAAACCTATCTGGCCAAGAAAGAGACAGTGCAGCCCAAGTGGTATCTGATCGATGCCGAAGGCAAGGTGCTGGGCCGTCTCGCCGTTAAAGCCGCCAACATCCTGCGCGGCCGTCACAAGCCCACTTACACGCCCCACGTCGATACCGGTGACTTCGTTGTCGTCATCAACGCGAACAAGGTCGTCCTCACTGGTAAGAAGGAAGAGCACACCGAATACATGTCGTTCTCCGGCTACGTCGGCGGCGAGAAGTATCGCAAGCTCACCGATGTCCGGCGCGACAAGCCCGAGTTCATCGTCTCGCAGGCCGTCAAGGGCATGCTCCCGCGGAACCGCCTCGCGGCCAAGATGCTGACCAAGCTCCGGGTGTTCCCCGGCGCGACGCATGACCATGCGGCCCAGAACCCCGTCGTCCTTAAGTAA
- a CDS encoding DUF423 domain-containing protein, with the protein MKSPTRFNLLAAGLLGFTGVALGAFGAHVLKDTLAAAGTLDTWRTAVLYHLIHAVALVALPGWPWVGRCWTAGVVLFSGSLYWLALGGPKVLGPVTPLGGAALLLGWTLLAWHAFKSPRE; encoded by the coding sequence ATGAAGTCTCCCACCCGCTTTAACCTTCTTGCCGCCGGCCTGCTCGGTTTCACCGGCGTCGCGCTGGGAGCCTTTGGGGCGCATGTCCTCAAGGACACCCTCGCGGCCGCGGGCACCCTCGATACCTGGCGCACGGCCGTCCTCTACCACCTGATCCACGCCGTGGCGCTGGTGGCCCTCCCGGGCTGGCCTTGGGTCGGCCGCTGCTGGACGGCCGGCGTGGTCCTGTTTTCCGGCTCGCTCTACTGGCTCGCCCTCGGCGGGCCGAAAGTCCTCGGTCCGGTCACGCCGCTCGGCGGCGCGGCTCTCCTGCTTGGCTGGACGCTGCTCGCCTGGCACGCCTTCAAGTCGCCCCGGGAATGA
- a CDS encoding polynucleotide adenylyltransferase: MKLPPPLLAALAALRSAGGRPRLVGGCVRDWLLGLEPKDFDIEVYGLDYEALGRALAPFGPTDLVGRSFGVIKVRLDGAEYDFSLPRRESKTGAGHRGFKVAPDSTLTEAEAAARRDFTINAIAYDPLDNRILDFHGGAEDLKKKILRHTGPAFVEDPLRVLRAFQFAARFGLTLAPETAALCRSISDSYQELAIERVWGEWDKWATKAVKPSLGIMALKQAGWLKHFPEIAALDGVPQEPEWHPEGDVLIHTNHCLDALVGLSSWREGPPQVRRILSLSVLAHDFGKATTTRQAERRGMLRWTSPEHEAAGGPLAESFLQRIGSPLDLIPHVRQLVVNHLLHHQGAEEYRDTTVRRLARKIEPATLDELIAVMQADHLGRPPLVSAETVRRLDHLRTAARRLMLEHAAPKPIVLGRHLIALGLPPGPQFKPALDAAFESQLDGAFADEAGGLEWMRNYLRAHPPVLSSSSTPSP, encoded by the coding sequence ATGAAGCTGCCACCGCCCCTGCTCGCCGCCCTTGCCGCCCTGCGCTCCGCCGGCGGCCGGCCGCGCCTGGTCGGCGGCTGCGTGCGCGACTGGCTGCTCGGGCTCGAGCCCAAGGATTTCGACATCGAGGTCTATGGCCTCGACTACGAGGCGCTGGGGCGCGCCTTGGCGCCGTTCGGACCGACGGATCTGGTCGGTCGTAGTTTTGGCGTGATTAAAGTCCGACTCGACGGCGCCGAATACGACTTCAGCCTGCCGCGGCGCGAGTCCAAGACCGGGGCCGGGCATCGCGGCTTCAAGGTCGCGCCGGATTCAACGCTGACCGAGGCCGAGGCCGCCGCCCGGCGCGACTTTACGATCAACGCCATCGCCTACGATCCGCTGGACAACCGGATTCTCGATTTCCACGGCGGGGCCGAGGACCTGAAGAAGAAAATCCTGCGCCACACGGGCCCGGCGTTCGTCGAGGATCCGTTGCGGGTGTTGCGGGCCTTCCAATTCGCCGCGCGCTTCGGGCTTACGCTCGCGCCCGAGACCGCGGCGCTGTGCCGGTCAATCTCCGACAGCTACCAGGAGCTGGCGATCGAACGCGTCTGGGGCGAGTGGGACAAGTGGGCGACCAAGGCTGTAAAGCCCTCGCTCGGCATCATGGCCCTCAAACAGGCCGGCTGGCTGAAACATTTCCCGGAGATCGCCGCGCTCGATGGCGTCCCGCAGGAACCCGAGTGGCACCCCGAGGGCGACGTGCTGATCCACACCAATCACTGTCTCGATGCCCTGGTCGGCCTGTCTTCCTGGCGCGAGGGTCCGCCCCAGGTCCGCCGGATTCTGTCCCTCAGCGTGCTGGCGCATGATTTCGGCAAGGCCACCACGACCAGGCAGGCCGAGCGCCGCGGCATGCTGCGTTGGACGAGCCCCGAGCATGAGGCGGCGGGCGGGCCGCTGGCCGAGAGTTTCCTCCAGCGCATCGGCTCGCCGCTCGACCTGATTCCCCACGTGCGCCAATTGGTCGTCAACCATCTCCTGCACCACCAGGGCGCCGAGGAATACCGGGACACCACGGTGCGGCGCCTTGCCCGCAAGATCGAGCCGGCGACCCTCGACGAACTCATCGCCGTGATGCAGGCCGACCACCTCGGCCGCCCTCCGCTGGTTTCCGCCGAAACGGTGCGGCGCCTGGATCACCTGCGCACCGCCGCCCGGCGCCTGATGCTGGAACACGCGGCGCCCAAGCCCATTGTGCTGGGCCGCCACCTCATCGCCTTGGGCCTGCCGCCGGGACCGCAGTTCAAACCCGCCCTCGATGCCGCCTTCGAATCGCAGCTCGACGGCGCCTTTGCCGACGAGGCCGGCGGCCTCGAGTGGATGCGAAACTATTTGCGGGCCCATCCGCCGGTTTTATCCTCCTCTTCCACTCCTTCACCATGA
- the tal gene encoding transaldolase has translation MSTPTQLDQLKQFTKVVADTGDFASMKEYAPQDATTNPSLILKAAALPAYAHLLDQAVKDAGVAARTDQIIDRLLVLFGQEILKIVPGRVSTEVDARLSFDRDGSMAKAREIIGLYEKAGIPRERILIKLASTWEGIKAAELLQQEKINCNLTLLFSFAQAVACAEAKVQLISPFVGRILDWYKKSTGKDYAPAEDPGVKSVTEIYTYYKKFGHATEVMGASFRNKGEITELAGCDLLTISPQLLGELKASTEPLGRKLDPAKARTADIKKVGFDEKGFRFAFNEDAMATEKTAEGIRVFAADIVKLEQLIKQKRG, from the coding sequence ATGAGCACTCCCACCCAACTCGATCAACTCAAGCAATTCACCAAGGTCGTGGCCGACACCGGCGACTTCGCCAGCATGAAGGAATACGCGCCGCAGGACGCGACGACCAATCCCAGCCTGATCCTCAAGGCCGCGGCCCTGCCGGCTTACGCCCACCTGCTCGACCAGGCGGTCAAGGACGCCGGCGTCGCCGCGCGCACGGATCAGATCATTGACCGGCTGCTCGTGCTCTTCGGTCAGGAAATCCTCAAGATCGTGCCGGGCCGCGTCTCGACCGAGGTGGATGCGCGCCTCTCGTTCGACCGCGACGGTTCGATGGCCAAGGCCCGCGAGATCATCGGCCTCTATGAGAAGGCCGGCATCCCGCGCGAACGCATCCTCATCAAACTCGCTTCGACCTGGGAGGGCATCAAGGCCGCCGAGTTGCTGCAGCAGGAAAAGATCAACTGCAACCTGACGCTGCTCTTCTCCTTCGCCCAGGCGGTCGCCTGTGCCGAGGCCAAGGTCCAGCTCATCTCGCCGTTCGTCGGCCGCATCCTCGACTGGTATAAGAAGAGCACCGGGAAGGATTACGCCCCGGCCGAGGACCCGGGCGTGAAGTCCGTCACGGAAATCTACACCTACTACAAGAAGTTCGGCCACGCGACCGAGGTCATGGGTGCGTCCTTTCGCAACAAGGGCGAGATCACCGAGCTCGCCGGCTGCGACCTGCTGACCATCAGCCCGCAATTGCTCGGCGAACTCAAAGCCAGCACCGAGCCGCTCGGGCGCAAGCTCGACCCCGCCAAGGCCAGGACCGCGGACATCAAGAAGGTGGGCTTTGACGAGAAGGGCTTCCGCTTTGCCTTCAACGAAGACGCCATGGCCACGGAGAAGACCGCCGAGGGCATCCGCGTATTCGCCGCCGACATCGTCAAACTCGAGCAGCTCATCAAGCAGAAGCGCGGCTGA
- a CDS encoding family 20 glycosylhydrolase yields the protein MQSTPIKAFQWDLARQVEQLDFLRALLPRYAAWGYQELYLHLEDAVHYPSLPGIGRDDAYTYEQLGELVLAAAQHGIRVVPIVNLLGHTQYLIKHPEWRDLNELRDDRDRPLPHGQICPLHPRTREVAERLLRDLAPYCTAGKVHVGLDESFHLGKCPRCRAEVARLGLGGHFAGHINRLHGVAATQGLQLGIWADMLYFTPEAIPLLPRGITAYDWYYYPFAKKPRVEFFNFAERDLQPALQKHGIAYYGCPMNGAFRHEPLPVFGDRLANIRSWWERCTAVKAEGFLVTSWEAYRLALETTTLVDAAAANLWLEPAQDDATAMLARGLERTFKMTAARPSARALLAADEHAFAGYARWQINDRWDVFAGSESLKPYQNEERFFARLLASGLAWPKALAASLAFRHYLARRDVFVRQAAREVFKLRRLGPARPEAGLHLKAMQAAAVEFARDLKTGRLAAQAMWARTRDPQVRGQNEAVIEADETRLTDWRDWLKRVIRNPELVWQATPVCGVWQLQFMVHNFAPAVQKVIVEQQDADGTWRPLAARYTIEFRAQAARPHCRLKREFTVPVPTPDTPLRLAVHGVGQVAISHAVLTDGVRRLTPRNYRAKRILGQPAPQRGLPKIESGPSSPLLPLNFLA from the coding sequence ATGCAATCCACGCCGATTAAAGCCTTCCAGTGGGATCTCGCGCGGCAGGTCGAGCAGCTGGATTTCCTGCGGGCCCTCCTGCCGCGCTACGCGGCGTGGGGCTACCAGGAACTTTACCTGCACCTCGAGGACGCGGTGCACTACCCCAGCCTGCCCGGCATCGGCCGCGATGACGCCTACACCTATGAACAGCTGGGTGAACTGGTGCTGGCCGCGGCGCAGCATGGCATCCGCGTCGTGCCCATCGTCAATCTGCTGGGCCACACGCAATACCTCATCAAGCACCCCGAGTGGCGCGACTTGAACGAGCTGCGCGACGACCGCGATCGTCCGCTGCCGCACGGCCAGATCTGTCCGCTGCACCCGCGCACCCGCGAGGTCGCCGAGCGGCTTTTGCGGGACCTGGCGCCGTATTGCACCGCGGGCAAGGTGCACGTCGGGCTCGACGAGTCGTTTCACCTCGGCAAATGCCCGCGCTGCCGCGCGGAGGTCGCGCGCCTCGGCCTCGGCGGGCATTTTGCCGGGCACATCAACCGGCTGCACGGCGTCGCCGCGACGCAAGGCCTGCAGCTGGGGATCTGGGCCGACATGCTCTACTTCACCCCCGAGGCCATTCCGCTGCTGCCCCGGGGCATCACGGCTTACGACTGGTATTATTATCCCTTCGCGAAGAAGCCACGCGTCGAGTTCTTCAATTTTGCGGAACGCGACCTGCAACCGGCACTGCAGAAACACGGCATCGCCTACTACGGCTGCCCAATGAACGGTGCATTCCGCCACGAACCGCTGCCCGTGTTCGGCGACCGGCTGGCGAACATCCGTTCGTGGTGGGAACGCTGCACCGCGGTCAAGGCCGAGGGATTCCTCGTGACTTCCTGGGAGGCCTACCGGCTCGCCCTGGAAACGACCACGCTGGTGGATGCGGCCGCGGCGAATCTCTGGCTGGAACCCGCACAGGACGACGCCACGGCGATGCTGGCCCGGGGCTTGGAACGGACCTTTAAGATGACGGCGGCGCGGCCTTCCGCCCGCGCGCTGCTGGCCGCCGACGAGCACGCGTTCGCCGGTTATGCCCGCTGGCAGATCAACGACCGCTGGGACGTATTTGCCGGCAGCGAAAGCCTCAAACCGTATCAAAACGAGGAGCGCTTCTTCGCCCGCCTGCTCGCATCGGGTTTGGCGTGGCCGAAGGCTTTGGCCGCCAGCCTCGCTTTCCGGCATTATCTGGCCCGTCGCGATGTCTTCGTGCGCCAGGCGGCCCGCGAAGTCTTCAAGTTGCGCCGGCTGGGACCAGCCCGTCCGGAGGCCGGGCTCCATCTCAAGGCCATGCAGGCCGCCGCGGTGGAGTTTGCCCGGGATCTGAAGACCGGCCGGCTGGCCGCCCAGGCGATGTGGGCGCGGACCCGCGACCCACAGGTGCGCGGCCAGAACGAGGCTGTGATCGAAGCGGACGAAACCCGGTTGACCGACTGGAGAGACTGGTTGAAGCGCGTGATTAGAAACCCCGAGCTGGTCTGGCAGGCCACCCCGGTATGCGGGGTCTGGCAACTGCAGTTCATGGTGCACAACTTCGCTCCGGCCGTGCAGAAAGTGATCGTCGAACAACAGGATGCGGACGGCACGTGGCGACCGCTAGCTGCGCGTTACACGATCGAATTCCGCGCCCAGGCCGCCCGCCCGCACTGCCGGCTCAAGCGCGAGTTTACAGTGCCAGTCCCGACCCCGGATACGCCCCTCCGCCTTGCCGTGCACGGCGTCGGTCAGGTTGCAATCAGCCACGCGGTGCTGACCGACGGAGTTCGCCGCCTTACCCCGAGGAATTACCGGGCCAAGCGAATCCTCGGTCAGCCGGCACCGCAGCGTGGATTGCCCAAGATCGAGTCCGGGCCAAGCAGCCCCCTGCTGCCACTCAATTTCCTGGCCTAG